A single region of the Methylocystis echinoides genome encodes:
- a CDS encoding DUF1190 domain-containing protein produces the protein MSSTEASAADRGRVPTLRLVSCVSLMSLAAFAGDAAAATLGKTYFYATRDACAAAGAFSGRECAAAFANARAQLHDRAPRFAGSGECRLHFRICEPVRVETSAEDAGPEGGSDAMSYAPMEETAFAPSALGVEIVASRNGVVAAPTLAIETPERLFPYFPVTRPYEPGQEGQSIVAKSDGANRREQQNAAILAPDHFEPFSRRRPVAGATTFTASALGAIQATARPGGESPEERRMRLRNAPFVE, from the coding sequence ATGTCTAGCACAGAAGCATCCGCCGCCGATCGCGGGCGCGTGCCGACGCTGCGTTTAGTGTCCTGCGTGTCCTTGATGAGCCTTGCCGCGTTTGCGGGCGACGCCGCCGCGGCGACGCTCGGCAAGACCTATTTTTACGCCACGCGCGACGCCTGCGCCGCCGCCGGCGCCTTCAGCGGCCGTGAATGCGCGGCCGCCTTCGCCAACGCCCGCGCGCAACTCCACGACCGCGCGCCACGCTTCGCCGGCAGCGGGGAATGCCGCCTGCATTTTCGCATCTGCGAACCCGTTCGTGTGGAAACCTCCGCCGAGGACGCCGGGCCGGAGGGCGGGTCAGACGCCATGTCCTATGCGCCAATGGAGGAAACGGCCTTCGCGCCCTCCGCCCTCGGCGTCGAGATCGTCGCCTCGCGGAACGGCGTCGTCGCCGCCCCGACGCTGGCCATCGAAACGCCGGAACGGCTTTTCCCCTATTTTCCTGTCACCCGGCCCTATGAACCCGGGCAGGAGGGGCAATCCATCGTGGCCAAGAGCGACGGCGCCAACCGGCGCGAGCAGCAAAACGCCGCGATTCTCGCCCCCGACCATTTCGAGCCCTTCTCCCGGCGCAGGCCCGTCGCCGGCGCGACGACCTTCACCGCCTCCGCGCTCGGCGCGATCCAGGCCACGGCCCGTCCGGGCGGGGAGTCGCCCGAAGAACGGCGCATGCGGCTGCGAAACGCGCCCTTCGTCGAGTAG